A window of Caretta caretta isolate rCarCar2 chromosome 13, rCarCar1.hap1, whole genome shotgun sequence contains these coding sequences:
- the CCNB1IP1 gene encoding E3 ubiquitin-protein ligase CCNB1IP1, whose protein sequence is MSMCEDMLLCNYRKCRVKLSGYAWVTACSHIFCDQHGSGEFSRSPAVCPACNSTLSGKLDIVRTELSPSEEYKAMVLAGLRPEIVLDISSRALAFWTYQVHQERLYQEYTYSKAEGHLKQMEKVYTQQLQSKDMELTSMKSEVSSLKKVLEEYKKKFSELSEKLMERNRQYQKLQGLYDSLRLRNIAVANQEAAHEPPMMPQPVIFGFPLGNAARFPGDTTPVRGRCGEGDFHFKPFFATSPPAGESGNSFFTFSSPSNELEPHPGASRTYKMKRM, encoded by the exons ATGTCCATGTGTGAGGACATGTTGCTGTGCAATTACCGCAAGTGCCGTGTCAAGCTCTCCGGCTACGCCTGGGTCACAGCTTGTTCACACATCTTCTGCGACCAGCACGGCAGTGGGGAATTCAGCCGTTCACCAGCAGTCTGTCCCGCCTGCAACAGCACCCTCTCTGGCAAGCTGGACATTGTTCGCACTGAGCTAAGTCCCTCTGAGGAATACAAGGCCATGGTGTTGGCTGGACTGCGGCCAGAGATTGTGCTGGACATCAGCTCCCGCGCATTAGCCTTCTGGACATACCAG GTTCACCAGGAGCGCCTGTACCAGGAATACACCTACAGCAAGGCCGAGGGACACCTGAAGCAGATGGAGAAGGTGTAcactcagcagctgcagagcaagGACATGGAACTGACTTCTATGAAGAGTGAGGTCTCCTCCCTGAAGAAGGTGCTGGAGGAATACAAGAAGAAGTTCAGCGAGCTCTCGGAGAAGCTCATGGAGCGCAACCGCCAATACCAGAAGCTCCAGGGCCTCTATGACAGCCTCCGCCTGCGCAACATTGCCGTGGCTAATCAGGAGGCTGCCCACGAGCCTCCCATGATGCCTCAGCCTGTGATCTTTGGCTTCCCATTGG GTAATGCTGCCAGGTTCCCCGGGGACACCACGCCGGTCcggggcaggtgtggggagggagacttCCACTTCAAACCCTTCTTTGCCACATCCCCACCTGCGGGCGAATCTGGCAACAGCTTCTTCACCTTCTCCTCTCCCAGCAATGAGCTGGAGCCTCACCCTGGAGCCAGCAGGACCTACAAGATGAAGAGGATGTAA